Within Vicia villosa cultivar HV-30 ecotype Madison, WI linkage group LG1, Vvil1.0, whole genome shotgun sequence, the genomic segment TCTCTTATAAGGCAAGGATAATATAAATGTGAAAATGATATTATAGAACTTCCACTTAAATTTTATACAGCAATCATGAAAGAGATAGTGAACTTGATTATTTTTAGATCCATACTTGGTTCAAGGAAATAAATAGTAGTTTAGCATCAGAGGCACTAAATTACTGAAAATTTACAGTTCACTATACAGTTAAACTAAGTTACACAAATGAGAATGCATTATACTTAAATAAAATTACAATTCACTATACTCCATAAATGACAAAGTTAATAAGGCTTTTACTTCGGCATTCAAAATATATACAACTATACATGCACTTGATTATAAAGGCTTACCCTTTCTTTTCGAATATTCGTCTAGTATTAACTGGATCATGCTTACCTTGCAAAGCAGCTCTGGCTCTTCTGCCAATGTTTGTTGCTGCTGATGAGACCTTTATAATCAAGTGGAATGTTAAGAGTGCTCCACATATTTCTTAAACGTTTTAGAAATACCAGTTCTAAATCTTCAGTTTTTAAGATTGTTGATTGGAATAAAACTCTACTAGGGAAGAAATCTAGTAAGAGGACATGCCAAACatgaaatatgaaaaaaattacaattaaacaAGCACATAGCAAAATAATATACTAACATTTTATGCTTTATACTTCTAATGGTTGACTCAACAAACAAAACGGAATGCAGATGAATACTATAAAGCCTTCTTATTATAAATAAATCTAAAAGCCCTGAACTAAATGTTTCCGGAGCacataaacaaaagataaacaaaagataaaaGACAAACCAAAGCCTTCCCATAATCATTTACCAACGGACCACTATCGACAACACGTTTTTGACGGACATATTCCATCaggggtgttacaataggtgGTTCCTTGCTAGCCCCTAGAAAGGAGTAAAATGTGAGACAAGAATTGTATTGTCTTTGTCAACAATATTATGAAGAAGTAAAAATTAGTTCCACACTTCCACAGTACAAGTATCACAAAAAGCTTTTCTCACAAATGTAATCTTAAACGAAATACACCAACATGTAACAAAACTGAAACGAAACACACCAACATGTaacaaaagggaaaagaaaatgGACAACGTGAAACGAACGCAAACGAACGGAaatagaagatgatgaacaaaCAATGATGTTGTCATACCGGTGAGGAAGAGACCAGAACTTACTGAGCTAATAATGTGTGCGAGAGAGAACTACATATGAATGAAGAAGGGATAATTAGAGGGAAATGTGTTGAAATGGTGTATTTTGTTTGTCTACCGGGTAATGCAAATGTTCACAAACTATAGCAAATAAAGGGTAAAAGAAAAGTTGTATAACATTGTCTATTGGATAAACGAAAATAAACGAAAATTTCAGTCAAAAACACTCCACAATTTGAAAAATGTGTGCCACTTGAATGAATgagataatattatttgttgattAATTCCATTGAATTAGCAAGTTACCAAAATGGTCTTTGTTTAGTgcaaatttaattttaatgaagGGACAAATAAGAGTGTTATTAGACTTCTTTTATTATTAGTTAAATAGTTGATTTcacgaagaaaaaaaattataaatataatattattttgtgAGCCACCTTCTTTAGCTTGTTTGCAAAAAGCTTAGCTAACATTCTTGTGACAAAAATTTGACTAATTATgtttgaataataaataataattaaagaagtAAATAAACCAAACCGTATTCAAATACGGTGTAGTTGTCAAATATGGTGTAAAAATATCATTCTTGATTATGTTTTACTAACCTAGCCACTAATGCGAGCTTTAACGAAAGCCATATCATGCACACACCCAAGTCTTCATCTTTTCCACCCAAACGTAGAATCCTTTGTATGGAACAACCTCATTCGATTTCGAGTCACACTCAAATCCAAACTTCAACATTCCCCACTCTCTCTCTACCTTCGCATGCGCTCCCATTCCGTAACTCCAGATCTTCATACCTTCCCTTTCCTTCTTCAATCTTTCAATGTCCATTCTCATCTCTCCCATGGACTCCAACTTCATGCACAAATCTTTCTCTTTGGCCTCTCCGATGACCCTTTTGTTCAAACATCTCTCATCAACATGTACTCTTTATGTGGTAGTTTAAATTTTGCACGCCAAGTGTTTGATGAAATTCCGCAACCGGATTTGCCATCTTGGAATACTATTATCCATGCAAATGCGAAGGTTGGGATGATTCATGTTGCGAGGGAAATGTTTGATCGTATGCCGCAACGAAATGTGAGATCTTGGAGCTGCATGATTCATGGTTATGTGAGTTGTGGAGAGTATAAAGCTGCACTTTCGTTGTTTCGTGATTTGCAGGTGATGGAGGGTGACACAATTAGACCCAATGAATTCACATTGACCTCTGTACTATCAGCTTGCGCTCGGTTAGGTGCGCTTGAACATGGTAAATGGGTTCATGCTTATATTGATAAATCAAGGATGAAAATTGATGTTGTTTTGGGGACTGCTTTGATTGACATGTATGCGAAATGTGGGAACATTGAAAGGGCTAAATTGATATTTGATAATATGGGTCATGAAGGAAGAGATGTAATGGCTTGGAGTGCTGTGATTGCTGCCATGGCTATGCATGGACTTTCAAAGGAATGCCTTGAACTTTTTGAGAAGATGATAATTGATGGAGTGTGGCCAAATGCTGTGACGTTTGTGGGTGTTCTTTGTGCTTGTGTACATGGTGGATTAGTTAGTGAAGGGAATCAATATTTCAAGAGGATGACTGAAGAGTATGGTGTTAATCCTTTGATA encodes:
- the LOC131643934 gene encoding pentatricopeptide repeat-containing protein At3g62890-like, which encodes MRALTKAISCTHPSLHLFHPNVESFVWNNLIRFRVTLKSKLQHSPLSLYLRMRSHSVTPDLHTFPFLLQSFNVHSHLSHGLQLHAQIFLFGLSDDPFVQTSLINMYSLCGSLNFARQVFDEIPQPDLPSWNTIIHANAKVGMIHVAREMFDRMPQRNVRSWSCMIHGYVSCGEYKAALSLFRDLQVMEGDTIRPNEFTLTSVLSACARLGALEHGKWVHAYIDKSRMKIDVVLGTALIDMYAKCGNIERAKLIFDNMGHEGRDVMAWSAVIAAMAMHGLSKECLELFEKMIIDGVWPNAVTFVGVLCACVHGGLVSEGNQYFKRMTEEYGVNPLIQHYGCMVDLYSRAGRIGDAWNIVKSMPMEPDVMIWGALLSGARMHGDIETCEISIKKLIELDPKNSGAYVLLSNVYAKLGKWKEVRNLRDIMETRGVKKVPGCSLVEIDGVLHEFYAGDNSHPETENIYRMVDEIIKRLEKHGYVSNTNEVLLDLDEEGKEFALSFHSEKLALAYCFLRTSPGTTIRIVKNLRICMDCHVVMKMASREFNREIVVRDCNRFHYFKNGMCSCKDYW